The Hyphomicrobiales bacterium genome has a window encoding:
- a CDS encoding hypothetical protein (Evidence 5 : Unknown function), which produces MRTAIYARYSSENQRDASIEDQIELCRRYAAAQGWQVVSTFSDRAISGTTSQRPGYQDLLAEARRGKFDVIVVEALDRLSRKLSEIARLHDELQFTRIGLHAVSLGRVETMHVGMLGTMAQIYVADLREKTRRGQLGRILQGRAASGKAFGYDIVEGAERGERTINQAEATTVRKIFQLFANGVSPRSIAHRLNDEAVPGPDNRVWLDTVDFRRELTR; this is translated from the coding sequence ATGCGGACTGCCATTTACGCGCGCTATTCGAGCGAGAACCAGCGCGACGCCTCGATCGAGGACCAGATCGAACTTTGCCGGCGCTACGCGGCGGCTCAGGGCTGGCAGGTCGTATCGACCTTCAGCGATCGCGCAATCTCTGGGACGACATCTCAGCGGCCAGGCTACCAGGATCTTCTCGCGGAGGCCCGCCGTGGCAAGTTCGACGTAATCGTTGTCGAAGCCCTTGATCGCCTCTCGCGCAAGCTCTCGGAGATTGCCCGCCTGCATGACGAGTTGCAGTTCACCCGCATCGGCCTCCATGCGGTCAGCCTGGGCCGGGTTGAGACCATGCATGTCGGCATGCTCGGGACGATGGCGCAGATCTATGTGGCGGACCTGCGCGAGAAGACGCGGCGCGGACAGCTCGGAAGGATTTTGCAGGGGCGTGCCGCGTCCGGGAAGGCCTTCGGCTACGATATCGTTGAGGGGGCGGAGCGCGGCGAGCGGACCATCAATCAGGCGGAGGCGACAACCGTCCGCAAGATCTTTCAGCTGTTTGCCAATGGCGTGAGCCCAAGAAGCATTGCTCATCGGCTCAATGACGAGGCGGTGCCGGGCCCTGACAACCGCGTTTGGCTCGACACTGTTGATTTCCGTCGAGAATTGACCCGTTAG
- a CDS encoding Tyr recombinase domain-containing protein, with translation MRFRSIDPARRSLPFAEWPSADKALWQRATAKRMLFGDGGSAAHWRPKTKATNIQNYGRFLGYLAWSGQLDAEHTPAQRATIDVVERYHEHIAALVSPFSQLSLLVGLKVTLKAMHPEICWGWLQRACNRLQIIASSERDSRSDLPCPIDLNRLALAELQEARSALGDGAPSHAAAVRFRDALCLALLIRRPLRATNFSTLRLGHELKSSDEGWTIAIPGEQTKNGAPIVMPFPGALLEPLSCYLSRVRPCFPDAATTDRLWLCKFGVNRNHYWLYERVCKLTERLTGRPINPHQFRAIGATYLAEDAPDDEYAAADLLSHRHRSTTERYYIRARSLRASQRIDALLTSPKQKAR, from the coding sequence GTGAGATTCCGTTCGATCGATCCCGCGCGTCGGTCCTTGCCGTTTGCCGAGTGGCCGTCGGCTGATAAAGCCTTGTGGCAGCGGGCCACTGCCAAGCGCATGCTCTTTGGTGATGGCGGTTCAGCCGCTCACTGGCGGCCGAAAACCAAGGCCACCAACATCCAGAACTATGGCCGTTTCCTTGGTTATCTCGCGTGGTCGGGGCAGCTCGATGCTGAGCATACGCCAGCGCAACGTGCGACTATCGACGTCGTGGAGCGTTACCATGAGCACATCGCGGCTCTGGTCTCACCATTCTCGCAGCTATCGCTTCTGGTAGGGCTCAAAGTGACGCTGAAAGCCATGCACCCAGAGATTTGCTGGGGCTGGCTGCAGCGCGCCTGCAATCGCCTGCAGATCATCGCGTCGAGCGAACGCGACTCTCGCTCTGATCTGCCCTGCCCTATCGATCTCAATCGCCTCGCACTCGCGGAACTCCAAGAAGCCCGCAGCGCACTCGGCGATGGTGCTCCGTCTCACGCAGCCGCGGTGCGCTTCCGCGATGCTCTCTGTCTCGCGCTGCTTATTCGACGGCCGCTCAGAGCAACCAATTTTTCGACTCTTCGGCTCGGTCATGAGCTCAAGTCGTCAGATGAAGGCTGGACGATTGCGATTCCCGGTGAGCAAACGAAGAACGGGGCGCCGATCGTCATGCCCTTCCCTGGCGCGCTACTGGAGCCCTTGTCGTGCTATCTCTCCCGGGTGCGGCCGTGCTTCCCGGATGCTGCTACGACGGATCGTCTTTGGCTCTGCAAGTTTGGAGTCAACCGCAATCACTACTGGCTTTACGAGCGGGTATGTAAGCTCACAGAGCGCCTCACCGGCAGGCCGATAAATCCGCACCAGTTTCGGGCGATCGGTGCAACCTATCTGGCGGAGGATGCACCGGACGACGAATACGCCGCTGCGGACCTGCTCTCACATCGGCATCGCTCGACAACCGAGCGCTACTATATTCGGGCCCGCAGCCTAAGGGCGAGCCAGCGCATCGATGCCCTTCTCACTAGCCCCAAACAGAAAGCGCGATAA